The Kwoniella bestiolae CBS 10118 chromosome 4, complete sequence region ctccctctcctctcctcctctttcctcgCCTTTATTGGGCCCAGCACATACCTATCCAAAAGGGAATACTCGAAATATGCTCCAAGCGCTACGAGACCGCCAAATAGCAATTTCTGATTTGGCGATAGGGCTATAAGGAAGATACGATATCAGCCTGTTGTTCGATCAAGTCTATACAGTCTGCAATGACTTAGATGGTGGGTAGATGGAGGCTAGTaagtgatgatatgattaATGGCTACTCACCCCTCCACGCTGAGGATATCGCTTTTCTATTTATCATTTCGCCTATACTCTTGGGTTGATCTGGCTGAGTCGCATATCCACAAATGCGTATCTGTAACGAACTTCGACTTCGACTTGGTGCTGCGAGCTGCGAGAGAGATCTGAATGACATGATGGTGATTTCtgtgatggttgatgtgAAGCGAAGACACTTGATTAGTCAATTATACGATGAGATGAAATACTGAAATTGGATTGTTGATCAGGACGAAAGTTGAAGTTGTCTCGGTTAAATAGATAGACTCTGTGAACTAATTGCTGACTTTACTGACATCTCAATAATCAGAGTCATCACGCATCGATACACTGCAAAACGACATGGGATAGTACTGGTATAATCCCCATTTATCGCATCTCATGAGAATCAGAACAATGACCCAACTCCACCCCATATACTAGAATGAAGTAAAATGTATATACAAAATTATGCTAAAGTCTAAACAATATtttcaacatcatccatccccatcccctcgTTCGTCCAAGTCCTAGCCCTACCGATCTGATATATTTGTAAATAATGGATACCATCTTGGGTAATGGGTATAATGGAGATacaagaaagaaagaaagaaagaccCAAGTCCAAATCCAGTCTGACCTGACCGTTGTGACCTTTCTACTAAAGTACAACACATCCACCGCAACAGCCTTTATCCACCTGATCGTCTTTCTGATCCGCTCGACCGCCTACTCCCCCTGATGCTGATTTACCTGGTGCGCTGGCAGCCTGAGGTGGACCAGATTCCTGCGAGGGCAATTAGAATTAGTATCTCTCTTTCGGCAACATGGGTCTGCCCGCGAACGAGAAGGTAATCGTGAATAGTATATCCTAATgtagagaaggaaggatgagacGGCCAAGGTCCTGACTCACCTTTTGATACCTCCTGATAGCTCTGACAACAGCAATGAAAGCTTCATCCACATTTACCCGTTGTTTGGCGGAAGTCTCGATACATTGGGCGTTGAATCGTTTGGCGAGATCTCGTCCCTCTATGGTATCATACACACATTAGTCGATGATGTTGCCCGCTGGCGCAACAACACAACTGACCATGAGGCTGTACTTGTCTCTCATACTCCAAATCGCACTTGTTGGCAACTACTACAACGGGGAAGTAATCTTTGTCCTTCACCTATTTTAGGCCTATGTCAGCTAACGCTCTCGAACGACAAGAATGAAGCTGACTAACTCTCAAGATCTGCTGGTGGAAGGTCGATACTTCCTCGAACGAACTCCGTGAAGTGATAGAGTATACCAGAAGGAAACCCTCGCCTATTCGCCAAATACCCAACAATCAGCTTAGATTCTTCAACAGAAGGCACtgaaaaggtgagctgaaaAGTGACACACCAGTCCTCATATATTGCTCCCTCATCGCACCATACTCCTCTTGTCCAGCAGTATCAAGCACATCAAGTAGCGCGACCTCTTCGTCAATTATACATTGTTTCCTGTATGAATCCTCTACATTACAAGCacattgtcagctgatcaCCAGATGTAAAGCTGTCATGAGTAAAATAGCTCACCAATCGTTGGATCATATCTTCACACATCAACGCCAAATCACATATCAGCATGGACCCTCCCATAATAACCTAATGGCGCCACGGCACATTACGCATTGCACATTCGACTTACTCGTCAACGAACTATGGGACAGAGCATGGGCTTTAGCTCTCTTCTCAATCATACGAATCGAGTTGATATGAGAAGAAAAAGCTTACATGCGATTGAATGAACTGAATGGTCAATGCTGATTTACCGACACCTATAACGGGTGATGATAAATTAGCGGGCTGTATGAGGGATTCGAGCGTCGACATCTTGGAGAATGAGTCGAATGTCAATCCAGCAGGATTGAATAGCCCATCCAAGGATACCTGATGCAGCAGATGACCTCTCCTTTGCTTTCTAGCAGTCCCAGAATCACTTTGATGATACTCCGTCCTATGATTGCGCTTCTCTCTTCACTCAAAGGACCAATCCCACGCACAGACCGCGATCGTCTCCCGTTCGAGCAGAGGTTGAGACAATggactcaccaccaccgccgaCAACTACGAGCTTGTACTCGCGTAAGAATTGAGCCTGGATAATGAGAAGATCAGCTCTATGGAAGTGGTGATCTGCTGAGCTGGAAGACGCGTACTCACTTTGGACATGATGGGAGTCtaaggatggggatgatctATAAAGAAAGGTTGAATGTTGATCTGCCGAAAAGGAGAGACTGGGTATCGTCTACCAGGAATATAGTCGGACGAGGGGGTAAATtgggtgaagaggtgagatggacgagggATGTAAGGTGATATGGAGTAATGTTGGTGCACGAGAGTAATGttgaattgattgatgagattatgaattgattgatgtcTGTCTCTgtgtctttgtctttgttCGTGACTTTGATCTCTCTCTTGGTCCCTTACTATGATACTCTTATACGGGTAACCCATATAAACCAAAAAGAGAACATTACAAACACGTGACACCAGAGCAATCAATGACCAATGACCGGGGTTACGGCATCCGGATGTACTTGTGGCATATGCCAGTAACAAGGTGAATGAGCGGTGCATAATCGGAATGATAAGATAATAAATCATGATTCATCCACCGATCATCTTCCGACAATGCACTctccaccatacaccatacaccatacaccataaCACACAAGTATGCATATGATCACATGCAATACGAGTATTTGGCAGGATAAGCTAAACACTGGGGGGTAAAATAATGGTATAAAAAGCAGGAACGCAGCTATCAATTCGACGTGAATCCATCattccaatctcatctttaTCTTTTCGCAATTCGCGTCTCATCTCAACATGTCAGGTAGATTCAACGTCTTACTCCTTGGTGCTGGACCTATCAACTTTGGTATGTACCCTGTGTACCTCTTACTTCTTTGCAAGTATATTGACATAAGCTTCGTGCTATAGGTACAACCGAGGGACCATGGAACCATGTTCGtaccaccatcttcatctcacctcatGTCATATGAGCATAACTGACGAAGCATGTACATGACCAGTCAAAGAGACTAGAGCAGTAAGTCATACTCTCTCCCTCGTCATTCATACATACTGACTTGTTATGCTTGTACGTGTAACAGAAAACTAGGCTCTCGACTAAACGTAGTGGGACTAGTCGACCTCAACGTAGAACGAGCAAACTCAGTTCTAACCATCAAAAGGGCCGATGCGAACGTCAAACATGGATATGAACATACAAAGGTTTTTAAAAGTATCAAAGCAGCCGGACAAGggttgaaaggtgatgatgtaCCTCAGTGAGTTGTGTTTGCTTTGACCTACACCACAGTATATATCATATGACGCTGTTCTGATGAGTCATGATGCAGTCTCGCCATCCTAGGTTTCCAAGCGAATTCCCGAGGTTCGACCCTCCCAAAGCACGATAACGAGTTGGAGCTCCTCCGGTATTTCCCCAAGGTCGGGCTGTTCATCGAGAAGCCTATAAGTGATGTGGAGGATTTCAAGGATGTCGAAGAGGTCggtaggaggttgaaggagaatgggaacGTCACCTCTGTGGGGTACATGTTGAGGTATCTCAAGGGTGGGTCTCATTCGTTTCAGCCTATCAGGTGCAGAGGTCCGTCATAGCTGATACGCGTGGACCTTGCGATCTTGAAATTTTAGCCGCTCaggagatcaagtgagttaATTGCCTTATATATTGCTCCTTCGGCTGTACAACATGAATTTAGTTGATTTGTTATACCTTGCGCACAGGAAGTTGATCGAAGAGAACAACTTGACCGTCATGCACACTCAGGCTTCGTACCTGTTCGCCTAGTGAGTTCTTCCTGGTCTATCAAGCGGATGATAGATAACTGACGTGTTGGGCTTAGCGACTTCGCTGCAAAAGACTTCTACGGATACTGGAGTAAATCCCGAGAACCAGGGCGTGAGTTAGCTGATGGTTGCTATCACTGTATGACCCAGCTAACATGACTTATCTCAGCAATTGTCACTCAAGCCACCCACATCTGTGAGTTATCCCAGTTGCCTCCTCTCACAGCGCAAAAGATACTGTAAATAACACCTGATTGGTGATATCATAACAGGCGACCTCACTCGATACCTAACCCCTCCAGTACTCCTCGATTCCATCCACACAAATACAGTAGAGCACACCGACCCAGCAGGCAAATTATCAATCTTGAGGTTTGACGAACAGAACTTGGTCAAGCCTGAAGATCGGATCCCTAGGATCACAAGTTCCACTTGGAGGTATGAGAATGGAGCTACGGGGAGTCTGTTACATGCTGTTTGTTTACATGGTGTGTCGTCTTTCCCTGCCTCCTCCTCGTACCCTTCTTGAACCACTGGAGCCTTGAGACGGTGTGAGAGCTGTAGACTGACGGATCATTGTCATGTCGCGTAGAGGGAGATTATGATTGTGAATTGATGATTCTCGCGGATGGATGGAAGTTCAGGTTGGTCGATCCCTATGGGACCTCACCGAGATTGTATGTTAGGAAACCTGGAACTAccgaggaaggtgagtcttgcaCTTCGTACCCTATTACCCGCCCATGGCTGGATGCAACGGAAGATGGTATGTTGACGGATCTTGTCGATTCTTGTCATAGTGAGAACGATCTTCACAGACGTAAGTTGTCCTTTGACCCATTCTTAGTAGAGATCAGCCCTGATAATGCATCCCGAAACACAGGACGACTGTTACCTCTCCGAGATAGAGGCTATCATAGATGTGATAGATGGTAAATCCGATAGATCGGTCATTCTCTCGCCATATGAAGACGCCATCAAGACTTATGAATTTGTGAGTTTCCACTTGTTCTTTGGAGATCAACCTTATAGCTGAAATGAATGTGTTTACTCTAGACCTGGGCAATCAGATTGGCAGGTGAGAAAGCGTTCGCTGCTAGAGGTGGATTAGGTGGAAAGAAGTAAATTGTAAATACAGAGCAGAAAGATAAAGGATGAACACTGTAGAAATCATCTCTGAAGGCTTGACGAATCGTCTGTCCTTGTATGATCGATCTCGAGAATGACATGTATCCTCGGTTTACCTTGTTCACTCCTTTGAGAGACATGAGATGACATGACATAACATGAATAATATACACTATTTCGAGGCGTATTATACTTTTCTTTCTCCCAAATTCTCTTgtccctcttcccttccgCGAGATAAAGCTACAAAACCTATCCATAAAGCAGTCTACTCAGCTTGCCAACCTTCAAGATTCCTGATCAACTTGTAGAAATATCTAGTAGCGTTCAAATGACCCTCGAGGCTGATTCGCTAATCATCGTAAATAGTacatatatcagcttacgTTCACCCCATCGTCGTGAAACGGTAGGAAACCTTGAgcggactcacctcattGACAGTATGTTGATTGAGGTTTTCAGTGATCAACGTAGGAGTGAACCTATAAAGCTCGCTCGTAAGGTTCCAGAACCATCTCGTATCGGTATTGGCTATTCCCCATCATAACAGATCAGCTCGGATACGTATTGGTTTAAGGGGCAGCTGACTTACCGAACATTGCTGAAGGGGATGCGATAGTGTTGTTACCAAATACAGCTTTAGCAGTACCACCAAGTAGGGCGAATGATTTGGTTCGATCCGAAGTGATAGGTGCGGGTTCCAATCCTTGTCCACCCGGTACGCTCAAGGTGATGTGCGAAGTGGAGTTTTCATGGTGGCATGCATGAGATTCGTTAAATGCTGAGATTGTATATCCGAGCTTCCTGGCGAGAGGTTTGAGGACTTGAGCGACGTGAGAGAGGGTTTCGTCGAcggatgaggtgaatgagatTCTGTAATTGACAGTAGCTACCCCAGGAATCTCATCAGTGAGTTGGCCTTGACGAGCATGTGAAAAtataaactcaccatcaacgacCTCAGGTAGAGCATTAACTTTAACACCGCCTTTGATTAGATCGATAGCTTGGGTAGTAGCCAAGAAACTGTTCAAGACTCTATCTTTCTTTGCCAATTGCTGAGCCAGCTCGTCCCACTGTCTTGGATCCTTGAGTTCATGCTTGATTGATTTAGGGAACTCAGGAGCGTATTCTGCTAAACAATTGAGGTTCTTGaggaaaggtgatttgggtgagaGAATGGGTTTGAATGGGTGCGCTTCAAGTTCAgcgaggagaagggatatgaTGCCGACTATATTGACACGTGCGTTGTCAGCGATCGCTGCCGGGTATACATACAATCATCAAGCAGCTAGACTCACTAGCagtatgaggaggagggacaCTCGAGTGACCACCTAAAGTTTCTACCTTGACATTGACGTTGACCGATCCTTTCTCGGCCATCCCGAAGCTCGCGACTGTCGCACCGTAGTCGTTGGAGATACCGGTGAATCCCTCATCTATGAGGAAGGCAATACCATCGGGACCGTATCGTTCGAGAAGCACCTCAGAGATATGCCCTGCACCTCTTGAACCCCCAATCTGGAAAGCGTGAAtatctcacgtcagctcatattccgagattgaagattcgaaagtagctcacctcttcgtcGAAACCATtagcgatgatgatagtCC contains the following coding sequences:
- a CDS encoding Ras-like protein — protein: MSKAQFLREYKLVVVGGGGVGKSALTIQFIQSHFVDEYDPTIEDSYRKQCIIDEEVALLDVLDTAGQEEYGAMREQYMRTGEGFLLVYSITSRSSFEEVSTFHQQILRVKDKDYFPVVVVANKCDLEYERQVQPHEGRDLAKRFNAQCIETSAKQRVNVDEAFIAVVRAIRRYQKESGPPQAASAPGKSASGGVGGRADQKDDQVDKGCCGGCVVL